The Streptococcus downei MFe28 DNA window AAAAAAGGAACCCGTAGAAGCTCACCGCAGGGCTATTGCTCAAGCGGCCCACCAGCTCTTTATCGGCAAGGGGCTGGCAGCGACAACTGTTGATATGATTGCCAAAGCTGCAGGTTACAGCAAGGCAACCCTCTATGTCTACTTTAAAAATAAGGAAGAAACACCACAAATCTATAAAGATATATACCAATTGGGTTTGGAAATGAACCAGCTAATCAGCCGTTTTGTCCAATACGGTATTGAACTTAATTATTTGCAGGAAGGGCTGAACATTAATCACCTGACCATCTTTTTCTGGAGTGCTCTTTCGGGTATTATTCGCATGGCTGGTAATAAAAAGGCCTATTATCAACTTCTGAGCCTAGATAATCAAGATTTTTTAAACGAGGAGTACCTAAATCTCTTGCTTGCTTTTAAGAAAGGCTAGCTTATTATGAAAAAAAGGATGAGTCTGATTCTTCTGCTATTTCCTATCGTCGTCATACTCACAGGAGGAATATCTATGCTTACGATTGGAAGGAAAGCCACTATTCAAACCGACATTCATTTAAAAGGGGTCCCATCAGATATTGAAGAGGCTCTCTACTATGGTTCTTTTGCGGCTAATTCTCATAACATCCAAAGTTGGAAGGTGACCGTGAAGCCCAACCAGGGTGAGTTGACGGTCTCCCTGGATAAAAAACGTTCTTTAGATGTCGTTGACCCTAAAAATAGGGAACTTTATATTTCTCTTGGTTGCTATATTCAGTCCTTAAAGACGGCCTTTGAGGCCTACGGTTATAAAGTCGACTTAAGACAAACCTCCCCTTCGGCCAGCAACCACTACCAAGCTATTATCTCTAACTACCAAAAAGGGGATCATGAAAAAAATGACCAACAACAAGTTGACCTTATTAAGAAACGGCATACAGATAAAAGAAAGTATCTGGCTAGGAAACTTGATAAAGATTTTATTTCTCAAGCGACCAAGCGATATAAGAATCTCCACTACTATCCTAGGTCAAGTCAAAAATTTACCTACCTAAAAGAGGGTAGCATCAGGGCGGTCAAAAAGCAGTCAGAAAGCTCGGATTTTTTAAAGGAGCAGAGTGACTGGCTCAGATTTTCCAACCAAGAGACTGAAAAAAAGAAAGATGGAATTTCAGGAGACGTGTTGGGGCTCAATCCTCTTTTGAAATCCCTATACTTTATGACCACCAACCATCAGAATGCTACTAATCAAGGATTTGCCAAACAAAGCCTATCTACCCTGAAAAAACAAGTCAATAACTGTGCTGGTTTCTTTGTAATGACAGGAAAGCAAACCATAGAAGATTGGATTGCAACTGGTCGCCAAGTGCAAGCTTTTTGGTACGATTGCACCAAAAAAGGGATTGCCATCCAACCCATCAGTGCTATGATTGAAGTCTCTGACTATAACAAAAATCTTGAGAAGGATTTGCAAGTTGATGAGCCTGTTCAAATGATTTTACGGGCAGGGTATATTGAGTCTTATGGTGAAAATTCTGGTGTCCGCCGTGATCTGAAAGACTATATTCGAGTGGAAGAGGACTGAAACACCCTATAAAATTTATTGACAAAAAACAGGCAGCCATCAACGGCCTGCCTGTTTGTCTATTTATTTCTGCCGTCCATTAAAATTCTTCATGACCCGTTTCATATCGCGCTCTTGGTCACGACGTTTGATGGACTCGCGTTTGTCATAATCGTGTTTCCCCTTGGCTAGGCCAAGCAAAATCTTGGCGAAACCTCGCTTGATATAGACCTTGAGGGGAATCAGAGTCATACCTGTCCCTTTGAGTTCATTCTCAAGTCGGGTAATTTCTCGCTTCTTCAAGAGAAGCTTGCGGGTCCGCTCAGGGTCCTGGTTCCAGATATTGCCCTGCTCAAAGGGAGCAATATGAACATTGACCAGCCAGGCTTGGCCATTTTTAATCTGGGCGTAGCCATCTTTGAGTTGGATGCGAGAGGCCCGAACCGACTTAATCTCGGTCCCAGTCAGGACCATGCCAGCCTCAATGGTATCAACGATGGAATAATCGTGTCTAGCCTTTTTATTCTGGGCCAGAACATTATTAGTTTGACTTGGTTTTTTAGCCATAATTCTCCCTTCTTACAGATTTTCTTCTTCTAGCTTGGAGCCAGCCCGACCACCAGCATCAGCTTACATTAGCGCTTCTTACGCCGGCGACCAGATTCGCGTCCCTTTTTATCATTGTGGGGGCGGTTCTGATTCTTGCGCTTGTCGGGCTTTTTCTTCTTGTGGTCCTTAGGCTTCTTGTCCCACTTGCCCTTGCTGGACTGGTCCTTGTCGCCAAAGCGATTTTGCTTCTTGTCAAAACGGCGTTTGCCTGAACCTTGACGATTGCGGCGAAATTCCTTGGCCTTATCCTCACGGGCCTTTCTGGCCTGTCTGTCAACCTTTTCAATGACATCAAGGTCACTAGGGAGATAGGCAAAGTCAATGTCTCCCGTTTCCTTATCAGCTCGGGTCAATTTGACCTTAACTTTTTGGCCGACACGGAAGACCTTGCCAGACTTTTCCCCTTGCAGGGTCATGGTCCGCTCATTGTAATTGTAAAATTCAGGCAGGGTGGTGATGTGAACCAGACCTTCAATGGTATTAGGCAATTCGATGAACATACCAAATTTGACCACGCTAGCTACCACGGCTTCAAACTCTTGGCCAACTTGGTCAGCCATATATTCGGCCTTCTTCATGGCCTCAACCGTCCGCTCGGCATCAATAGCTCGGCGTTCCAGGTTTGAAGAGGAGCTGGCCAATTCCGGAATTATCTCCTGGAAGTGTTCCTTCTTCTCCTCGGTCAAATCGCTGTATTCCCGCACCATACGGTGGACCAGAAGGTCGGGGTAACGGCGAATAGGACTGGTAAAGTGGGTATAATAATCAGCCGCCAAGCCATAGTGGCCATGGTTGTCTTCAGAGTAGCGGGCCTGTTGCATGGAGCGTAGCAACATCATGGACATAACTTCGTGACCAGGTTGACCAGCAATTTGGGCCATGAATTCCTGCAGGGCCTTCTGGCCTAGACTGTTGGCTGTTCCATAGATGGGCACACCAAAGAGGGAGGCGTAGTCTATGAACTTCTGCAACTTCTCGGCCTTGGGCGTCTCGTGAATCCGATAGATAAAAGGAAGCTTCCTTTTAGCAAAATGCTCAGCCACACACTCATTGGCGGCTAGCATGAAGGACTCAATCATCCGCTCAGCCGTTCCACGGTCACGGACGACTACATCCGTTGGCAGACCCTTATCATCCACCAAAATCCTTGCTTCAGGACGGTCAAAATCTAGGGCACCCCGCTTAATCCGCATCTCGACTAAAATCTTATGGAGCTCAGCCATAGCATTGACAGAGTCCATAATTGGCTTAAACTGGGAAATAACTTCTTGGTTGCCAGCCAACATCTGGTTGACATCATCGTAGGTCATCCTAAAGGAGGTCTTGATCACGGTCTGGGTGATGGTGTGCTTAACTACCTTACCTTGGGGATTGATTTCCATAATAGCCGACTGGGTCAGCCGATCCACATTAGGATTGAGGGAACAGATACCATTGGAGAGGCGCTCAGGTAACATTGGCACCACTCGGTCGGTCACATAGACGGAAGTCCCACGGGCAACAGCTTCCTTGTCCAGAGCAGACCCTTCAGTCACATAATAGGAAACATCAGCGATATGGACCCCCAGTTCAAAGTTGCCATTGGGTAACCTCTTGATATGGACGGCATCGTCCAAGTCCTTGGCTTCCTTGCCATCAATGGTAAAGGTAATCTCATCGCGCAGGTCCAAGCGATCTTCAAAATCGCTCTCAGACGGAGCATCAGGAATAGCCTGGGCCTCTGCCATGACGGCTTCTGGAAATTCAGAGACAATATCCATGGATTCCAGAACTTCCAGCACATCAATCCCAACATCATCCTTGTGGCCAACAATATCAGACACATGGGCGACGAAATAATCATGATGGCGGGTCGGATACTTGTCAATCTCAACCTTGAGAACCTCGGTGCTGTCCAGAGCCACCGGTTCTTTTTTGATGTAGATTTTTTGGGAAATCTTTTGATTCTTGGACTTGATATAACCAGCGTAGGGTGGGCGTTCGTCATCCAGAACGAACTTCCCGACCACGGTCTTAAGCGCTCGGTCAACCACATCAACGACCCGAACTTCGGCGGCTGTTCCCTTTAGACGGTCTGCTGGCTTCTTGACTACAACTTCAACGGTATCGCCATCAATAGCATAGCCAACATCATTGCGACCAATAAACATATCCTCTTCATCATCGCTGACATGCAGGAAGCCAAAACCATTCTTGTTGGCCCGAAAGACCCCTTGAATGGTAATGTCATGCTTTTTCTTGGAGACTTCCTTACGCAAAGAGACATAGCCGTCCTGATTAAAGCGTAGCTTCTTGTTACTCTCTAGTTTGGAGATGACCTTAATGAGCTGGGGAAATTTCTGAGAGCCAGCCATATCTAAGGCAGCCGCCAAATCATTGACGCTGGATTTGCCCTGCTCCTTTAAATAGTTAATAATTTGTTCTTCCATAGTCTTTTTGGGTGGACTAGTTTTACTAGCGCTACCCTTTCATCCTCTTCATTTCTTGATTTTCATTGATACTCATTTAAAGTCAAAACTAACTTTTTGATACTTTCTAACGTAGCAAGTTTATCAGTGATTAAAAACCACTGATAAACTACGGTAATCGCTAGTGCGAGTTACCTAACTACCTTACTCTTCCATTTTCAAAATAGCATCGATTTTGAAAATGGAATGTCGTTTAAAAGTGCGGACGCAAGAAGAAAGATCCAGTGGATGATTTCTTTGAATCCAAAGGAGTTTGATACCAGTTTGGCGAAAGTATCAGGCTATCTTTTCCTCATTGGCTTAAAAAGTATGCCTTATTAGCCAGATAGAACCATGCGAAAGCCATAAGTATTAAGTTTTGAACTTTAGAGTATTAGTGTAATTTTCGTGGGGAAATTTCTATAAAAAAGGAGCCAACCAAGTCGTCGGCTCACCTTTGTCATTACTTACTTGATAAAATCGCAAGCACTAGGGCATCCAGCAACCAAAGGAAGGTTAGGACACCGGTAAAGCGTTCCATGAAGGCCTCAAATCCACGGGCTTTTGTTCGCTCGAAGAGGGCTTCTGAACCGCTACTATCAAATACATTACTGCTTGGGTTTTTCTGCGGCTGCATAAAAATTGCAATAATCAAAATTACAGACATAACCAATAAAGCAGTCAGTAGAATATTATACATATCTTTCCTCCACTATTGTCCTAAGTAGTTTATCATAAATGGCCTTAAGATTCAAGGTGGATGGTCACTTTTCGCTCCTTGGGACAGTATTTGGGCACTTGGATTTTTTCAGGATGATTGGCCTTATTTTTCGAGGTCAAATAATTGATACTGCCACAAGAGCTGCATTTCAAATTTATTTTTATCCGCACTAGATTTCCTTAACTTTCAAATAATGTCTAAAATTGATAAAGCTCCATGAGAAATTGACAAAAACGATGAGGGAGGTAGCATAGAAGACCCAGTGATAGCCCAAGAGGGCCGCGACACTAGAGCCGATGAAGGGACCGATGACCTGACCCATATAGGTGAAGGTCTGATTATAGCTAAAGATGCGAGAAATCCCTTCCTTGGGCGTAATCTTAGTCAGGAGAGAATTGACACTGGGCATGAGAGCCCCAGTTCCAAAGCCATACATAAAGCGAAGTAGGCCTAATTCCAGCGGGGTCTTAGCATGAGCAAAGGAAAAGTACATGCAAAAGCTGTAAAAAAGGGCGATGAGAAGTAGGCGGTGGTTGCCAATCTTGTCACCAATCTTACCAAGGAATGAGCTAGACAGCATGCTGGAAAAACCCATACTAGAGACAATCAAGCCTGAAACAAACATGAGGTTGGTCGTCTGACCTAGATGACGAATATAGAGGGTCAAGATTGGGGCGATGGATTGAGCTGAGACCTGAATAATCATACTGGTCACAAAGAGCCCCAGCATAACCTGACGGTTCTTGACCTGTTTGAGCAGCTCCCTGGTTGGCAACTCATGCTCCTTCTTAACAGGAACGAAGTCTTCCTTGATTAAGAAAATGGTCATCAGATTGAGGGCCAAAAGGAGAAAACCGACACCCAAGAAAATATTGCGAATGCCCAGCAGGTCGGCAAAGTAGCCACCCAAGAGGGGACCAATCAGGGTCCCCGCTGTTACTCCTGTTGCCAGGGTCCCTAGGGCAAAGCCCAGCTTATTTTTGGGAGCCTGACTGGCAATCAGGGCTGTGGAATTGGGTACATAGCCTGAAAACATCCCATTGAGCAAGCGGAGGGTCAAGAGCCAAAAAACATTGGGCACAAAGGCTAAGCCTCCCATCGTGAAGGCCATGACCAGACTGGCCCGAATCATCATGGGCTTGCGGCCATAGCGGTCGGCCAGAGCTCCCCAGATAGGAGAGACCAAGGCTGATGCCAGGGCAGACAGGGAAACCGAAAGACCAGCATAGATCTCAATTGTTCCCGGCCTAGCTCCTAACTGCTCGACAAAGATGGACATAAAAGGCATGACCAGCGAAAAACTGGCCCCAGTCAGGAAGTTCCCCAGCCAGGCCACTAGCATATTCTGCTGCCAGTTAACCGTAGTGATACTTTGCGTTTGAATAGATCATCATCTTCTTTCTCAGATCATCTGCTAAGTATTATACCACAAGTTGCATGGGGAAAAATTATCAGCCGATTGATTTTTTAATTAATTCGGGGAGGCAAAAATCACTAGTTAATGAGAATCAGACTAACTCGAAAAACTTCATCTGAGATAACTTACTAAGCTAAAAAAATAACTAACTAATGGTATTGCGGATAATCCGAACAAAGTCGGAGGCAGCGCTGCCAGAAAACACTAACTGGTGATATTCTGAAAACCCGAATAAAATCGGAGGTATACCCATAAAAAATTACTAACTGGTGAGAATATAACTCCCTTAAGAAGAAATTGCCCATGATTCCATCGCAAACAAAAAACACTAACTAGTACAATCTAGTTAGTGCCGAGTATTATAAACTGACAAGACATCAAGTCTGAGAATTATTGATTAAAGTTGAGCTTTCAATCGCTCCAGCTGCTGATCCAGCTGAGCATAGGTCTCTTCTAGGCTGCCGTTGTTATCAATCAGCTGGTCAGCTAAGCGTATCTTTTTAGCTAAGGGCAACTGGGCTGCAATTCGTTTTTGAGCTTGGTCAAAGGAGTAGCCATTTCTTGCCATCAACCGTTGCAACTGTTGGTCCTCGTCCAAGACGACCAACCAGATTTCATCGAACCAGTCTTCATAGTCCAGTTCAAAGAGCAGGGGCAGGTCCATAAAGAAAATGTCCTCTTCTTGAGCCAAACGATCCCGCTCCTTGATGAGTTCCTGGCGAATTATACGGTCCTGCAGGTCGGCTGATTTCTTTCTGGCAGCCGGGTCATTGAAAATCAATTGGGCAAATTTAGGCCGATCCAGCTCCTGGTCAGGTCCCAAGATCCCTGTTCCAAAGGCTAAAATCAAAGCTTGGTAGAGCAAGCCTCCCTTGGCTTGCAGGCTATGCACCAGTTGGTCAGCATCAACCACTTGGTAGCCCTTTTGCCTGAGGTAGGCCGTCACCGTTGATTTGCCTGAGGCGATGCCCCCGGTTAATCCAATAATCTTACTCATTTCTTCTGACACTTGGGACAATAATGACTACCCCGCCCTCCTACTTTGATTTTTTCAATAGTTGACCCACAGCGGGAGCAAAGCTCTCCCTCACGCCCATAGACCTCCAGAAAATCCTGCATGCTGCCATCTTCTCCCAAGGTATTCTTATAGGTGCGAATGGTCGAACCACCACGCTTGATACCCTCTTGCAAAATCCTGATGGTCTGGTCATGCAACCGCTTGATTTCGGCTGGTCGCAAGCTATCTGAGCGTCTTTCAGGATGAACCTTGGCAGCCCAAAGCACTTCATCCGCATAGATATTCCCCAGACCAGCCACCAAGGATTGGTTCAGCAAATAGGACTTAATCGGCCTATGGGACTCTACCAAGGTCCTCTCAAAAGGAGCTAATTTAAAAGTTTCCTTGGTAGGCTCGGGGCCTAATTTCTTACTGAGAAAATAAGCTGCTTCTTGGGACTTGGGCAGGTATTCCATGGTGCCAAACTTGCGGACATCCTGATAAACCAAGGTCGTGCCATCGGTGAAGGTAAAGAAGGCGTGAAAGTGCTTATTAGTTGGCAATTGGTCGGAGAAGAGAAAATATTTTCCTTCCATCCGTAAGTGGGAAATAATCAGACCGCCTGTCAGCTCAAAAATCAAATATTTTCCTCGCCGACGCATGACTTGAACCGTCTGCCCTGGCAGAAGCAATTGGAAATCTTCTACTCCGGTCCGAACCAGTTTGGGATAGGTCACCTTGACTGTTTTAATGGTCTTGCCGAGGATCTGCCTTTCCAAGCCGCGTCTGACGTTCTCGACTTCTGGTAATTCGGGCATGGTGCTTCGCTCCTTTTTTTGAACTTATGATCTTTTTAGTCGCCCCCAACAAGCAGCGGGGGAGCCAAATGGCTTGAGCCTAGGACTTGTTTCCCACTTCTAGCTCCTGCCTGAGGTCTTTCATATACTGTTTCTGTTGCCTTCTTAAGTAAGAGCCAATTAAAGGTCTTAACAAAATCTTTTTGGCTGTGACATTCTCGGTAAAATTCACAAGTGTCTGCTGTCCTTGCGGTGTGAAACTTCCAGTCCAATGACCCTTGATACTATCATTTTCCATGTCAAATTCCCAAGATTTGCGGGCTTCCAGTTTGGTCGTTTGAAAATGTGTTTCTATGCCAGACTTGGTTACCTCAATAAAGTTAGCATTATCAATAATTTCAATATCCTTTAAGTCACTTCGCCAAGCAAAATGCTCGAGGTCGGTTACAGTTGCCCATACTTTATCAATTGGACAGGATAGCATCATATTGATTTGTGATTTTGCCATGTTGCTCTTTTCCTTGATCTCTGTTAATTACCTTATCTAACGCTTCTTTCTTCCAGAATCTTATAGCCATCAGCAGTCACAATAAGGGCTTGGCTATTTGTCAAAGGAAGCAAATCTAATGAAGAACCATAAGCCTCCAGCGTTTCTTTACTGCTTTGA harbors:
- the smpB gene encoding SsrA-binding protein SmpB, coding for MAKKPSQTNNVLAQNKKARHDYSIVDTIEAGMVLTGTEIKSVRASRIQLKDGYAQIKNGQAWLVNVHIAPFEQGNIWNQDPERTRKLLLKKREITRLENELKGTGMTLIPLKVYIKRGFAKILLGLAKGKHDYDKRESIKRRDQERDMKRVMKNFNGRQK
- a CDS encoding multidrug efflux MFS transporter — protein: MLVAWLGNFLTGASFSLVMPFMSIFVEQLGARPGTIEIYAGLSVSLSALASALVSPIWGALADRYGRKPMMIRASLVMAFTMGGLAFVPNVFWLLTLRLLNGMFSGYVPNSTALIASQAPKNKLGFALGTLATGVTAGTLIGPLLGGYFADLLGIRNIFLGVGFLLLALNLMTIFLIKEDFVPVKKEHELPTRELLKQVKNRQVMLGLFVTSMIIQVSAQSIAPILTLYIRHLGQTTNLMFVSGLIVSSMGFSSMLSSSFLGKIGDKIGNHRLLLIALFYSFCMYFSFAHAKTPLELGLLRFMYGFGTGALMPSVNSLLTKITPKEGISRIFSYNQTFTYMGQVIGPFIGSSVAALLGYHWVFYATSLIVFVNFSWSFINFRHYLKVKEI
- the secG gene encoding preprotein translocase subunit SecG; the encoded protein is MYNILLTALLVMSVILIIAIFMQPQKNPSSNVFDSSGSEALFERTKARGFEAFMERFTGVLTFLWLLDALVLAILSSK
- a CDS encoding SRPBCC family protein, giving the protein MAKSQINMMLSCPIDKVWATVTDLEHFAWRSDLKDIEIIDNANFIEVTKSGIETHFQTTKLEARKSWEFDMENDSIKGHWTGSFTPQGQQTLVNFTENVTAKKILLRPLIGSYLRRQQKQYMKDLRQELEVGNKS
- a CDS encoding Acg family FMN-binding oxidoreductase yields the protein MLTIGRKATIQTDIHLKGVPSDIEEALYYGSFAANSHNIQSWKVTVKPNQGELTVSLDKKRSLDVVDPKNRELYISLGCYIQSLKTAFEAYGYKVDLRQTSPSASNHYQAIISNYQKGDHEKNDQQQVDLIKKRHTDKRKYLARKLDKDFISQATKRYKNLHYYPRSSQKFTYLKEGSIRAVKKQSESSDFLKEQSDWLRFSNQETEKKKDGISGDVLGLNPLLKSLYFMTTNHQNATNQGFAKQSLSTLKKQVNNCAGFFVMTGKQTIEDWIATGRQVQAFWYDCTKKGIAIQPISAMIEVSDYNKNLEKDLQVDEPVQMILRAGYIESYGENSGVRRDLKDYIRVEED
- the coaE gene encoding dephospho-CoA kinase (Dephospho-CoA kinase (CoaE) performs the final step in coenzyme A biosynthesis.) encodes the protein MSKIIGLTGGIASGKSTVTAYLRQKGYQVVDADQLVHSLQAKGGLLYQALILAFGTGILGPDQELDRPKFAQLIFNDPAARKKSADLQDRIIRQELIKERDRLAQEEDIFFMDLPLLFELDYEDWFDEIWLVVLDEDQQLQRLMARNGYSFDQAQKRIAAQLPLAKKIRLADQLIDNNGSLEETYAQLDQQLERLKAQL
- the rpmG gene encoding 50S ribosomal protein L33; its protein translation is MRIKINLKCSSCGSINYLTSKNKANHPEKIQVPKYCPKERKVTIHLES
- a CDS encoding TetR/AcrR family transcriptional regulator, with the translated sequence MARRKKEPVEAHRRAIAQAAHQLFIGKGLAATTVDMIAKAAGYSKATLYVYFKNKEETPQIYKDIYQLGLEMNQLISRFVQYGIELNYLQEGLNINHLTIFFWSALSGIIRMAGNKKAYYQLLSLDNQDFLNEEYLNLLLAFKKG
- the mutM gene encoding DNA-formamidopyrimidine glycosylase, producing the protein MPELPEVENVRRGLERQILGKTIKTVKVTYPKLVRTGVEDFQLLLPGQTVQVMRRRGKYLIFELTGGLIISHLRMEGKYFLFSDQLPTNKHFHAFFTFTDGTTLVYQDVRKFGTMEYLPKSQEAAYFLSKKLGPEPTKETFKLAPFERTLVESHRPIKSYLLNQSLVAGLGNIYADEVLWAAKVHPERRSDSLRPAEIKRLHDQTIRILQEGIKRGGSTIRTYKNTLGEDGSMQDFLEVYGREGELCSRCGSTIEKIKVGGRGSHYCPKCQKK
- the rnr gene encoding ribonuclease R, whose amino-acid sequence is MEEQIINYLKEQGKSSVNDLAAALDMAGSQKFPQLIKVISKLESNKKLRFNQDGYVSLRKEVSKKKHDITIQGVFRANKNGFGFLHVSDDEEDMFIGRNDVGYAIDGDTVEVVVKKPADRLKGTAAEVRVVDVVDRALKTVVGKFVLDDERPPYAGYIKSKNQKISQKIYIKKEPVALDSTEVLKVEIDKYPTRHHDYFVAHVSDIVGHKDDVGIDVLEVLESMDIVSEFPEAVMAEAQAIPDAPSESDFEDRLDLRDEITFTIDGKEAKDLDDAVHIKRLPNGNFELGVHIADVSYYVTEGSALDKEAVARGTSVYVTDRVVPMLPERLSNGICSLNPNVDRLTQSAIMEINPQGKVVKHTITQTVIKTSFRMTYDDVNQMLAGNQEVISQFKPIMDSVNAMAELHKILVEMRIKRGALDFDRPEARILVDDKGLPTDVVVRDRGTAERMIESFMLAANECVAEHFAKRKLPFIYRIHETPKAEKLQKFIDYASLFGVPIYGTANSLGQKALQEFMAQIAGQPGHEVMSMMLLRSMQQARYSEDNHGHYGLAADYYTHFTSPIRRYPDLLVHRMVREYSDLTEEKKEHFQEIIPELASSSSNLERRAIDAERTVEAMKKAEYMADQVGQEFEAVVASVVKFGMFIELPNTIEGLVHITTLPEFYNYNERTMTLQGEKSGKVFRVGQKVKVKLTRADKETGDIDFAYLPSDLDVIEKVDRQARKAREDKAKEFRRNRQGSGKRRFDKKQNRFGDKDQSSKGKWDKKPKDHKKKKPDKRKNQNRPHNDKKGRESGRRRKKR